One Gloeothece verrucosa PCC 7822 DNA window includes the following coding sequences:
- a CDS encoding CIA30 family protein, whose protein sequence is MNQKNPPRWDAGRFFETLNYFEVIPFFSCWQRLFRGHQQTQTVNLGKKNMGTILVAGATGGVGKRVVRRLLDNKYPVRALVRDSQKAREILGDKVELFEADLTLKETLTPKLMENVAAIICCTGVRVQPVEGDTPSREKYYQGIKFYLPEVVDSPEMVEYQGIKNLIEAAQKYLKFKLPERTLFDFTKPSTELKETWGAVDDVVMGGVSQSSLRLDSKRAVFSGNVSTDNNGGFASVRTRNLEPPLDLSEYEGIELRVQGDGKRYKFIIRCEGKWDGIGYCYSFDTIYNFTQTIQIPFADLIPVFRAKTVPEAGAFDASKVYSMQLMLSKFEYNGGLNPKFSPGLFGIEIESIKAYGGKPKPQFIMISSAGVTRPGRPGINLEEEPPAVRMNDQLGGILTWKFRGEEVVRSSGLAYTIVRPCALTEKPADKVLMFAQGDNIKGQVSREAIAELCVEALELPNACHKTFEVREEEQQAASINWPDLFAQINRDLS, encoded by the coding sequence ATGAATCAAAAAAATCCCCCTCGATGGGATGCCGGACGATTTTTTGAAACGTTAAATTATTTTGAAGTTATTCCTTTTTTCAGTTGCTGGCAACGACTGTTTAGAGGTCATCAACAAACTCAAACTGTAAATTTGGGGAAAAAGAATATGGGAACAATTTTGGTAGCCGGGGCAACAGGCGGAGTTGGTAAGCGCGTGGTTCGTCGTTTATTAGACAATAAATATCCTGTACGTGCTTTAGTCAGGGATAGTCAAAAAGCGAGGGAAATATTAGGGGATAAAGTAGAACTGTTTGAAGCCGACCTGACTCTTAAAGAAACCTTAACCCCAAAGTTAATGGAAAATGTAGCGGCGATAATTTGTTGTACAGGAGTGCGGGTACAACCGGTAGAAGGAGATACGCCTAGCAGAGAAAAGTATTATCAGGGAATAAAATTTTATCTACCTGAAGTGGTAGATAGCCCCGAGATGGTGGAGTATCAAGGCATTAAAAATCTAATAGAAGCGGCGCAAAAATATTTAAAATTTAAACTTCCAGAAAGAACCCTTTTTGATTTCACTAAGCCCAGCACTGAGTTAAAAGAAACATGGGGAGCGGTGGATGATGTGGTGATGGGAGGAGTCAGCCAAAGTTCTTTGCGACTCGACTCAAAACGAGCAGTTTTTTCAGGGAATGTGTCAACAGATAATAACGGGGGCTTTGCTTCTGTGCGGACCCGCAATTTAGAGCCGCCTTTGGATTTATCTGAATACGAAGGAATTGAACTGAGGGTTCAAGGAGATGGTAAACGTTATAAATTTATTATTCGTTGTGAGGGGAAATGGGATGGTATAGGTTACTGTTATTCTTTTGATACGATTTATAACTTTACCCAAACTATACAGATTCCTTTTGCCGATTTAATTCCGGTTTTTCGGGCTAAAACGGTTCCCGAAGCCGGCGCTTTTGATGCGAGTAAAGTTTATTCCATGCAGTTGATGCTGAGTAAGTTTGAATATAATGGGGGACTCAATCCTAAATTTTCGCCGGGATTGTTTGGCATAGAAATTGAGTCAATCAAGGCTTATGGCGGTAAACCTAAACCCCAATTTATCATGATTAGTTCGGCCGGAGTAACTCGTCCGGGTCGTCCTGGGATTAATTTAGAAGAAGAACCGCCGGCGGTGCGGATGAATGATCAATTAGGGGGTATTTTGACTTGGAAGTTTCGAGGAGAGGAGGTTGTGCGTTCAAGTGGGTTAGCTTATACCATTGTTCGCCCCTGTGCTTTAACCGAAAAACCCGCAGATAAAGTTTTAATGTTTGCTCAAGGGGATAATATAAAAGGTCAAGTGAGTCGGGAAGCCATCGCCGAGTTATGTGTGGAAGCTTTAGAACTTCCTAATGCCTGTCATAAGACTTTTGAAGTGAGAGAAGAGGAACAACAAGCGGCTTCTATTAATTGGCCAGATTTGTTTGCTCAGATTAATCGTGATTTAAGTTAA
- a CDS encoding RNA recognition motif domain-containing protein: MAIYVGNLHYEVEEGELREVFAEYGTVRRVYLPEDRETGKKRGFGFVEMSTDDEEDKAIETLDGAEWMGRQLKVNKARPRENDNRDSNRGSGGGYRKNNNFSRRGGGDY; the protein is encoded by the coding sequence ATGGCGATTTACGTTGGTAATTTACACTACGAGGTAGAAGAAGGGGAATTACGTGAGGTTTTTGCGGAATATGGTACAGTGAGGCGAGTTTATTTACCTGAAGACCGAGAAACGGGGAAAAAACGGGGTTTTGGCTTTGTAGAAATGTCGACAGATGATGAAGAAGACAAAGCAATCGAAACCTTAGACGGTGCTGAATGGATGGGTCGTCAGCTAAAAGTCAACAAAGCTAGACCTCGGGAAAATGACAACAGGGACAGTAATCGTGGATCAGGTGGCGGCTATCGCAAAAATAATAATTTTTCTCGTCGTGGTGGCGGCGACTATTAA